Proteins encoded in a region of the Pseudonocardia sp. EC080619-01 genome:
- a CDS encoding translation initiation factor IF-2, which yields MATRKTAKAEREVRDRAEAIAAARDRLDADQAERRRREDEAFARYARADRDAEQIVADRDSVIAELEQRRRDAEGEAQKRLEEVEARQREVLAELHREGRKAEDLAAMFELSVKRVRGHLRQARRASAATDSPPVAALPKPPVTTSDNAATA from the coding sequence ATGGCAACCAGGAAGACAGCGAAGGCGGAGCGGGAGGTCCGCGATCGAGCTGAGGCCATCGCGGCGGCACGCGATCGTCTTGATGCCGATCAGGCCGAGCGCCGACGGCGGGAGGACGAGGCGTTCGCGCGCTACGCGCGAGCCGACCGTGATGCCGAGCAGATCGTTGCCGACCGGGACTCGGTGATCGCCGAGCTGGAGCAGCGCCGGCGCGACGCGGAGGGTGAGGCGCAGAAGCGGCTCGAGGAGGTCGAGGCGCGACAGCGCGAGGTCCTCGCCGAGCTGCACCGCGAGGGACGGAAGGCCGAGGACCTGGCCGCGATGTTCGAGCTGTCGGTCAAGCGCGTGCGTGGACATCTACGTCAGGCCCGCCGCGCGAGCGCGGCCACCGATTCGCCGCCGGTGGCCGCCTTACCGAAGCCACCGGTCACCACGAGCGACAACGCGGCCACGGCCTGA